Proteins encoded together in one Musa acuminata AAA Group cultivar baxijiao chromosome BXJ3-6, Cavendish_Baxijiao_AAA, whole genome shotgun sequence window:
- the LOC135639585 gene encoding gibberellin 2-beta-dioxygenase 8-like — MEIMRIVSEAQELDQAAVDHSATVMDSNPPFVATYKSLFSSRASMNDEAELLAVECDLPLVDLSRLNSKLEAKQCKQDIITAATEWGFFQIVNHGVSNSLLARLRRQQVKMFRQPFKKKVLDFSDDSYRWGTPTATSLKQLSWSEAYHIPVSSANKLARTSTNRCVIEEFSAAMAQLANQLVDTLAEGLGRDGTYIKENCTRNSCYLRLNHYPSCPLPGEVFGLVPHTDSDFLTILCQDTVCGLQLNKAGRWVTVKPNPNALIVNIGDLFQAWSNGLYKSVEHRVMSNPHLERFSVAYFVCPSKETLIQSSALPAIYRKFSFGEYRLQVQQDVRLTGHKVGLTRFLA, encoded by the exons ATGGAGATCATGAGAATCGTTTCAGAAGCACAGGAGCTCGATCAG GCTGCTGTAGATCACAGTGCAACCGTGATGGATTCTAATCCACCATTCGTTGCCACCTACAAGAGCCTCTTTAGCAGTCGAGCAAGTATGAACGACGAAGCCGAGTTACTGGCGGTGGAGTGCGACCTCCCGCTCGTCGACCTCAGCCGTCTAAACAGCAAGCTCGAGGCGAAGCAATGCAAGCAAGATATCATCACTGCCGCCACGGAGTGGGGCTTCTTCCAGATAGTGAACCATGGCGTGTCCAACAGTCTCTTGGCAAGACTGCGACGACAACAGGTAAAGATGTTTCGGCAGCCGTTCAAGAAGAAGGTGCTCGACTTCTCCGACGACAGCTACCGCTGGGGGACACCCACGGCGACCAGCCTGAAGCAGCTGTCGTGGTCGGAGGCGTATCATATTCCTGTGTCTTCCGCGAACAAGCTTGCCAGAACCAGCACCAACAG GTGTGTGATAGAGGAGTTCTCTGCGGCAATGGCTCAGCTGGCAAATCAACTGGTCGATACACTTGCAGAAGGATTGGGACGCGATGGCACGTATATCAAGGAAAACTGCACGCGCAATTCGTGTTATCTGCGACTCAACCATTATCCGTCATGCCCACTCCCCGGTGAAGTGTTTGGGTTGGTTCCTCACACTGACAGTGATTTCCTCACCATCCTGTGCCAAGACACGGTGTGTGGGCTGCAGTTGAACAAGGCTGGGAGATGGGTCACCGTCAAGCCTAATCCTAACGCGCTGATCGTCAACATCGGCGATCTATTCCAG GCTTGGAGCAATGGCTTATACAAGAGTGTGGAGCACAGAGTCATGTCGAATCCACACCTCGAGAGGTTCTCGGTGGCCTACTTCGTTTGCCCCTCCAAAGAAACATTGATCCAGAGCAGTGCACTGCCAGCCATCTACAGAAAGTTCAGCTTTGGAGAATACAGGCTGCAAGTTCAACAAGACGTCAGGCTAACCGGTCACAAGGTTGGGCTTACGAGGTTTCTCGCTTGA